In Aquiflexum balticum DSM 16537, a single genomic region encodes these proteins:
- a CDS encoding efflux RND transporter periplasmic adaptor subunit has translation MKRFIPTLLLLIPVILVLNACGTDGKASNKIIPQGTIPVKIRPIELSENKIDIQGTGQFTTDDETMLSFKTGGIISQVLVSEGDYIQKGQLLATLDLTEINTGVAQTQLAYEKALRDYERVQRLFADSVATLEQSQNGKTALDIATQNLEAAKFNKNFSQIRAVSNGYVLKKYANAGQQISPGFPVLQTNGTGKGSWKLKVALSDRDWASVREGDVVEISTPVQPNNLYNGRVKRKSKIADAMTGTYQVEIEFDEAAPEYLASGMFGAAIIHASQEQPTWFVPYEAILDANGGKGFVFVTKDKETAEKITVNLGRIYADKVQILEGLEGYQHLIVSGSAYLSDRSSISIQD, from the coding sequence ATGAAACGTTTTATCCCAACCCTCCTACTTCTTATTCCCGTCATATTGGTATTGAATGCCTGCGGGACGGATGGAAAAGCAAGCAACAAAATCATTCCCCAAGGAACAATCCCCGTCAAAATCAGGCCTATAGAATTATCTGAAAACAAAATAGATATTCAGGGAACAGGCCAATTCACTACTGACGATGAAACAATGCTCTCCTTCAAAACAGGGGGAATCATTAGTCAGGTATTGGTATCAGAAGGAGACTACATCCAAAAAGGGCAATTACTGGCCACCCTGGACTTAACAGAAATCAATACCGGAGTAGCGCAGACACAATTGGCTTATGAAAAAGCCTTAAGGGATTACGAAAGGGTTCAGCGACTCTTCGCAGATTCCGTAGCCACTTTGGAACAATCACAAAACGGAAAAACCGCTTTGGATATAGCTACACAAAATCTCGAAGCGGCCAAATTCAACAAGAATTTTTCCCAGATCCGGGCTGTCAGCAATGGCTATGTACTTAAAAAGTATGCCAATGCCGGTCAACAGATTTCACCCGGTTTTCCAGTCCTGCAGACCAACGGAACCGGTAAAGGCAGCTGGAAATTAAAAGTTGCGTTGAGTGACAGGGATTGGGCATCTGTTCGGGAGGGAGATGTAGTTGAAATATCCACACCAGTTCAACCCAACAATCTTTACAATGGCCGGGTCAAAAGAAAATCCAAAATTGCTGATGCCATGACAGGCACCTACCAGGTAGAAATTGAGTTTGACGAAGCTGCACCCGAATACCTGGCTAGTGGTATGTTTGGCGCAGCCATTATACATGCCAGTCAGGAACAACCCACTTGGTTTGTTCCCTACGAAGCTATTTTAGATGCCAATGGAGGGAAGGGTTTTGTCTTTGTCACAAAAGACAAAGAAACTGCTGAAAAAATAACGGTGAATTTGGGTAGAATCTATGCAGACAAAGTTCAAATCCTCGAAGGATTGGAAGGATATCAGCATTTGATTGTTTCCGGGAGTGCCTACCTCAGTGACCGATCTTCCATCTCAATCCAAGACTGA
- a CDS encoding TetR/AcrR family transcriptional regulator, producing MGLVERKIREKEELKESILKAAKRLFLKKGFEKTSIRNIADEIEYSPGIIYHYFKDKNEIFHELHSEGFQELYKRMEILGAVADPMSRLKAMGRIYIQFGLENTDMYDLMFIIEAPIDHVETCADQRWDDGDSTFNLLRGTVKECMLSGHFQGHRLEALSFMIWATVHGMVSLKIRKRVNILEISEVENIVENSYQSFLIILDKL from the coding sequence ATGGGACTAGTAGAAAGAAAAATACGCGAGAAAGAAGAGCTTAAAGAAAGTATTCTTAAAGCTGCAAAAAGGCTGTTTCTTAAGAAAGGCTTTGAAAAAACTTCTATCCGTAATATTGCTGATGAGATTGAATATAGCCCAGGTATAATATACCATTATTTCAAGGACAAAAATGAAATATTCCACGAGCTACACTCAGAGGGTTTTCAGGAATTGTATAAAAGAATGGAAATTTTGGGGGCAGTTGCGGATCCGATGAGCAGATTAAAGGCAATGGGCAGAATTTACATCCAATTTGGTCTGGAAAATACCGATATGTATGACCTGATGTTTATCATAGAAGCACCTATTGACCATGTCGAAACCTGTGCTGATCAACGTTGGGATGATGGGGATTCAACCTTCAATTTACTTAGAGGAACGGTTAAAGAATGTATGCTTTCCGGTCATTTCCAGGGTCATAGGCTTGAAGCCCTTTCCTTCATGATCTGGGCTACAGTTCATGGAATGGTCTCTTTGAAAATCAGGAAAAGAGTCAATATCCTTGAAATATCGGAAGTCGAAAATATTGTAGAAAACAGCTATCAATCATTTTTGATAATTCTGGATAAACTCTAA
- a CDS encoding M28 family metallopeptidase, with protein MNFNKFKSFLTIALLGLYTVSCQPTETAPYQFEIVDLEEHLITLSSDSFMGRMPFTEGEEITIKYLENEFKSIGLEPGNGDSYFQDVPMVSIATRPSNEMTVKSDSKELKLEGLKDYVLWTQRTEATQNFEDVEIVFAGFGIVAPEYGWNDYKNIDVKDKIVMVLVNDPGFGTEDETLFKGNTMTYYGRWTYKFEEAARQGALGTLIVHNTIPAGYGFNVVQNSWNAVKLYLDTRGKDIYNPVFEGWVTLPTANQLFEMAGLNEREMLAQARKPDFQAIPMNLKASSSMEVDATYDISKNVIAKITGSKRPDEYIIYTAHWDHLGIGKPDESGDSIYNGALDNASGTAALLALAKAFKTDKEPERTIIFLSVTAEEQGLWGSAYYAENPVYPVEKTVANINMDGINPYGKMKDVSLIGMGQSDLEDLLNNELEKVGRYSAPEPTPSAGYYFRSDHFNFAKVGIPALYFQTGIDHVEKGKEYGKDLQAEYTAQYYHKPSDSYDPKRWNLEGAVDDVQLLYQVGKRLSDSDIWPQWKESSEFKAIREAYMKK; from the coding sequence ATGAATTTCAATAAGTTTAAATCATTTCTGACAATTGCTCTTTTGGGCCTTTATACTGTTTCTTGTCAACCGACAGAGACAGCACCTTATCAATTTGAGATAGTTGACTTGGAGGAACATTTAATCACTTTATCTTCAGATTCATTTATGGGAAGAATGCCATTTACGGAAGGAGAGGAGATTACCATCAAATATCTCGAAAATGAATTCAAGTCAATAGGTCTGGAGCCTGGAAACGGGGACAGTTATTTTCAGGATGTGCCCATGGTTTCCATTGCTACCAGGCCTTCAAATGAAATGACGGTCAAATCAGATTCCAAAGAACTGAAACTGGAAGGATTGAAGGATTACGTCTTGTGGACACAGCGAACAGAGGCTACTCAAAATTTCGAAGATGTTGAAATAGTTTTTGCAGGATTTGGGATCGTTGCCCCTGAGTATGGTTGGAATGATTACAAAAATATTGATGTAAAGGATAAAATAGTCATGGTTCTGGTCAATGATCCGGGATTTGGAACAGAGGATGAAACACTTTTCAAAGGAAATACCATGACCTATTACGGACGTTGGACTTATAAATTTGAAGAAGCGGCAAGACAAGGGGCATTGGGAACGCTGATTGTGCACAATACAATTCCTGCAGGCTATGGATTTAATGTGGTGCAGAATAGTTGGAATGCAGTGAAACTTTATTTGGATACCAGAGGCAAGGATATCTACAACCCTGTGTTTGAAGGTTGGGTTACACTTCCAACGGCCAATCAATTATTTGAAATGGCCGGATTAAATGAAAGGGAAATGCTGGCACAGGCAAGAAAGCCGGATTTCCAAGCTATTCCTATGAACTTGAAAGCAAGTTCCTCAATGGAAGTTGACGCTACCTATGATATTTCAAAAAATGTCATAGCCAAAATCACCGGGAGCAAAAGACCTGATGAATACATTATTTACACAGCCCACTGGGACCATTTGGGAATAGGTAAGCCTGATGAATCCGGAGACAGCATTTACAATGGTGCTTTGGACAATGCAAGTGGCACTGCGGCCCTTTTGGCTTTGGCCAAAGCTTTTAAAACTGATAAAGAACCGGAAAGAACCATTATATTCCTTTCTGTAACAGCAGAAGAGCAGGGCCTATGGGGTTCGGCCTATTATGCAGAAAATCCTGTTTACCCTGTGGAAAAAACCGTTGCCAATATCAATATGGATGGCATCAACCCTTATGGAAAAATGAAGGATGTTTCGTTGATTGGTATGGGCCAATCCGACCTTGAAGACTTACTGAATAATGAATTGGAGAAAGTAGGCAGATACAGTGCACCGGAACCAACCCCTTCAGCAGGATATTATTTCAGGTCTGATCATTTCAATTTTGCAAAGGTGGGAATACCGGCACTATATTTTCAAACAGGGATTGACCATGTTGAAAAGGGCAAGGAATATGGCAAAGATTTGCAGGCCGAATATACCGCTCAATATTACCACAAACCCTCTGACTCTTATGACCCTAAAAGATGGAACCTGGAAGGTGCAGTAGATGATGTGCAATTATTGTATCAAGTAGGTAAAAGGCTTTCAGATAGCGATATATGGCCCCAATGGAAAGAGAGCTCGGAGTTTAAAGCAATTAGGGAAGCATATATGAAGAAATAG
- a CDS encoding TolC family protein — protein sequence MDSTHKKIFLWLLLFFGILSEGKAQQILSDYISEGLQNNLVLKDKYISLDQSLLALKDAKSFFVPAVDFGANYTLARGGRAIILPLGDLLNGVYSTLNTLTDRQVFPQLENIEEQFMPNNFYDAKFRVTYPVINPDLHFNKIIRQQSVKLEEYEIEIYKAELVKNIKQAYYQFCLAYTAKQILEESKILVEQNLKDNRSLLANGKGLPAQVLRAESEVENINAQLIEAENKMANASYYVNFLLNRPLQIPVAFEIQKIEEAEISRLLQEDNYSGRAELVKIATAKNIQETVLKMNRNFAVPRLNTFMDLGMQGFDFDYSQQSRYALFGLNLSVPVFQGGRNRNEITRTKNEIDAISYQTELLDHQIDMSIRTAKNNIRAADAVKKSAESNFKSASAYLRLIDKGYKEGTNSLIEFIDARNQFTLSELKVTIANYGLLSTVAQLERELETLK from the coding sequence ATGGATTCAACACACAAAAAAATCTTCCTTTGGCTCCTCCTATTCTTTGGAATTTTATCAGAAGGGAAAGCCCAACAAATCCTATCAGATTATATTTCTGAGGGCTTGCAAAATAATCTTGTTCTCAAAGACAAGTATATCTCACTGGATCAGAGTCTTTTAGCTTTGAAAGATGCTAAAAGTTTTTTCGTCCCCGCAGTAGACTTCGGAGCCAATTATACATTGGCAAGAGGTGGAAGGGCAATTATTCTACCACTGGGAGATTTATTGAATGGTGTTTATTCCACCTTGAATACCCTGACAGACAGACAGGTATTTCCGCAGTTGGAAAATATTGAAGAGCAGTTTATGCCGAATAATTTTTATGATGCCAAGTTTAGGGTAACCTACCCTGTCATCAATCCCGATTTGCATTTCAACAAGATCATCCGACAGCAATCAGTCAAACTTGAAGAATATGAAATTGAAATTTACAAGGCTGAGCTTGTAAAAAACATCAAACAGGCCTACTACCAATTTTGTCTTGCCTACACTGCCAAACAGATTTTGGAGGAATCAAAAATATTGGTAGAGCAAAATTTAAAGGACAACCGATCTCTTTTGGCAAATGGCAAAGGTCTTCCTGCACAGGTTCTTCGAGCTGAAAGTGAGGTTGAAAACATAAATGCTCAATTGATTGAAGCAGAAAATAAAATGGCAAATGCTTCTTATTATGTCAATTTTTTACTCAACAGACCTCTTCAAATCCCTGTAGCCTTTGAAATCCAAAAAATCGAGGAAGCTGAAATCTCAAGACTACTCCAAGAAGACAATTATTCTGGAAGGGCAGAATTGGTGAAAATCGCAACAGCTAAAAATATTCAGGAAACAGTGCTCAAAATGAACAGAAATTTTGCAGTGCCCAGACTGAACACATTTATGGACCTTGGCATGCAGGGCTTTGATTTTGATTATTCCCAACAAAGCCGGTATGCACTATTTGGTCTGAACTTGTCTGTACCCGTTTTTCAGGGCGGAAGAAACAGGAATGAGATCACTAGGACCAAAAATGAAATAGATGCCATTTCTTACCAAACGGAGTTATTGGACCATCAGATTGATATGTCCATCAGGACTGCGAAAAACAACATAAGAGCGGCCGATGCTGTCAAAAAATCAGCTGAAAGCAACTTTAAATCGGCATCTGCATACCTCCGACTCATAGACAAAGGGTACAAAGAAGGTACCAATTCTTTGATAGAATTTATTGACGCAAGAAACCAGTTTACCTTATCGGAGCTCAAAGTAACCATTGCCAATTATGGCCTGCTGAGTACAGTAGCCCAATTAGAAAGAGAATTAGAAACATTGAAATAA
- a CDS encoding Gfo/Idh/MocA family protein, with the protein MKSRRDFIKKLSVGAGILPMTFSFAPYQKHQYISDIQDGPVLKVAIMGLGSYGNRVAEAMKDCKRAKVTGVISGTPSKIKDWQAKYNIPDKNCYNYENFDAIKNNPDIDAVYIITPNALHHGQCLRVAAAGKHVICEKPMSINAKEGKEMVDACKKAGVHLLIGYRMHFEANTLEVIRLRNAGEFGTVKFFQGLSGFKIGDPNQWRLNKELAGGGAMMDIGIYSINGARYMVGEEPIWVTAQEVKTDPIKFKEGVDETITFQLGFPSGVVASCLSTYAFSYLDKFFLVGEKGFAEMQPSTGYGPIKSWTHKGRLDLPHVTHQTTQMDQMAAIIFDGKKPIVPVDGEEGLKDMKIIDAIFQAVKSGDKVALKL; encoded by the coding sequence ATGAAATCAAGAAGAGACTTTATAAAGAAACTTTCTGTTGGAGCAGGAATCCTACCAATGACTTTTAGTTTCGCACCTTATCAAAAGCATCAATACATTTCTGATATACAGGATGGGCCTGTTTTGAAAGTTGCCATTATGGGATTGGGGAGTTATGGTAACAGGGTCGCTGAGGCGATGAAAGATTGCAAGCGTGCAAAAGTAACCGGAGTCATCAGCGGCACACCTTCCAAAATCAAAGACTGGCAGGCCAAGTATAATATCCCTGATAAAAACTGTTACAATTATGAAAACTTTGATGCCATCAAAAACAACCCTGATATAGATGCAGTCTACATTATTACCCCAAATGCCCTGCATCATGGTCAATGTTTGAGAGTGGCCGCTGCGGGCAAACATGTCATCTGTGAAAAACCTATGTCCATCAATGCCAAAGAGGGAAAGGAAATGGTGGATGCCTGTAAGAAAGCAGGAGTTCATTTATTGATTGGATATAGGATGCATTTTGAGGCAAACACTTTGGAGGTAATCAGATTGAGGAATGCTGGAGAATTTGGAACCGTAAAATTCTTTCAAGGCCTAAGTGGTTTTAAAATAGGTGATCCTAACCAATGGCGTTTAAATAAAGAATTGGCTGGGGGTGGTGCTATGATGGATATTGGCATCTATTCCATCAATGGTGCAAGATATATGGTAGGAGAGGAACCCATTTGGGTGACAGCACAGGAGGTCAAAACTGATCCTATAAAATTTAAAGAGGGTGTTGATGAGACGATTACTTTTCAATTGGGATTTCCAAGTGGTGTTGTAGCTTCCTGTCTATCCACCTATGCATTCAGTTATCTGGATAAATTCTTCTTGGTTGGAGAAAAAGGTTTCGCCGAAATGCAACCATCCACCGGTTATGGACCTATAAAAAGTTGGACACATAAAGGCCGATTGGATCTTCCCCACGTGACTCATCAAACCACCCAAATGGACCAAATGGCCGCCATTATTTTTGATGGTAAAAAGCCAATTGTACCTGTTGACGGGGAGGAAGGTTTGAAAGACATGAAAATTATAGATGCCATATTCCAAGCTGTCAAAAGCGGTGACAAAGTTGCATTAAAACTTTAG
- a CDS encoding efflux RND transporter permease subunit, which produces MRISNFAVKNYQFTLVIFLMTIALGVTTFFNMPRSEDPATNAPQFPVVIIYPGTSPEDMEELIVDPLENRIYALEDIKRIKTKISDGVAVLDVDYKYESNVNDKYQELVREINSMRDELPQDILSIEINKVTPSGVNILQIGLISENSSRESLKKYGERLQKELERIPELKEVEIHGLPDEIVRIDLQLDKMSQMGIPLQAVLGSIQSEIGNIPGGSIEAGSKAFNVKTSGNYDDLDEVAKTLVYSANGKSISLKDIANVHMDFEEGKHITRLNGYRNIFITAALKEGSNITQVQEKYLPVIENFKSDLPPNIDLVLAFDQAEFVNRRLGGLGFDFMLAILLVSITLLPLGGRAAAIVMISIPLSLAIGLILLNLLGYSLNQLSIVGLVVALGLLVDDSIVVVENIERWIREGHSRMEATLLGTKQIGLSVVGCTITLIIAFMPLVFLPEGSGDFIRSLPVAVIMSVLASMLVSLTIIPFLSSRLLKEHRKGHQGNLFLRVLQNTISKSYAPLLERSLKRPVQTLVIALVIFVSSMAFFPIIGFSLFPASEKPQFLVNIITPIQTKISETDTIARKVEASLKETPEIDFFSTNVGKGNPRIYYNVIPENERTDFAQIFVQLEPKTSAKEKIRITENLRNQFSNYVGAKIEIKNFEQGPPVTAPVEVRISGDNLDSLRSIAAKVEKLINETPGTIYTNNPVSNLKTDIKVAIQKDKARALGVNIVDIDRSVRMAIAGLKMGSYSDANGNKKEIIVTSPKDERASLVNFDRLFINNSQGAAIPIRQIADLELESSPLFIDHYNKNRTVSVTAFVQEGYLAERVIKDVESKIKGLEFPNGYNFKMAGEAETREESFGGFQNVIIVTVFLFVAVLILLFKTFKSTIIVLSVIPLGMVGALTALWLTGNSLSFVAIIGLIALAGIEVKNSILLVDFTNQLRKEGKSLDIAIREAGEIRFLPIVLTTLTAIGGLMPIAWSTNPLISPLAIVLIGGLISSTVLSRIVTPVVYKLLPPRIG; this is translated from the coding sequence ATGCGCATCTCAAATTTCGCAGTTAAAAACTACCAATTCACATTGGTGATTTTCCTGATGACCATCGCCTTGGGTGTCACCACTTTCTTCAATATGCCTAGAAGTGAAGATCCGGCGACAAATGCTCCGCAGTTTCCTGTTGTGATCATTTATCCGGGGACAAGCCCCGAAGACATGGAAGAATTGATTGTTGATCCTTTGGAAAATAGGATTTATGCTTTGGAGGATATCAAACGAATCAAAACAAAAATCAGCGATGGAGTTGCCGTGCTTGATGTGGATTACAAATACGAAAGCAATGTAAATGATAAGTATCAGGAGTTGGTTAGGGAAATCAACAGCATGAGGGATGAACTTCCCCAGGATATCCTGAGCATCGAGATCAACAAAGTAACTCCTTCGGGAGTAAATATTCTCCAAATCGGTCTGATCAGCGAAAACAGTTCACGAGAATCTTTAAAAAAATATGGAGAAAGACTGCAAAAAGAACTTGAAAGGATTCCTGAACTGAAAGAAGTGGAAATACACGGTCTCCCTGATGAAATCGTCCGTATCGACCTACAATTGGATAAAATGTCACAAATGGGGATTCCCTTACAAGCTGTTTTGGGCAGTATTCAAAGTGAGATAGGGAATATTCCCGGTGGCAGCATCGAGGCAGGATCTAAGGCTTTCAACGTCAAAACAAGCGGGAACTATGATGACCTGGATGAGGTAGCCAAAACATTGGTCTATTCGGCCAATGGAAAAAGCATTTCACTCAAAGACATTGCCAATGTCCATATGGATTTTGAAGAGGGCAAACATATTACGCGACTGAATGGGTATAGGAATATTTTTATAACAGCGGCATTAAAAGAGGGGAGCAATATCACCCAAGTACAGGAAAAGTACCTTCCTGTGATAGAAAATTTCAAATCCGATCTTCCACCCAATATAGATCTGGTTTTGGCCTTTGATCAGGCGGAGTTTGTCAACCGTAGATTGGGAGGTTTGGGTTTTGATTTTATGCTTGCGATCCTATTGGTGTCCATCACCTTATTGCCTCTTGGAGGAAGGGCCGCTGCAATTGTGATGATTTCCATTCCTCTATCCTTGGCCATAGGATTGATACTACTCAATTTATTGGGGTACAGTCTGAATCAGCTCAGTATAGTTGGACTCGTGGTGGCATTGGGGCTTTTGGTCGATGACAGTATCGTGGTGGTTGAGAATATTGAGCGTTGGATACGGGAAGGCCATTCCCGAATGGAAGCCACACTTTTGGGTACAAAACAAATCGGTTTGTCCGTAGTAGGTTGTACCATTACCCTGATTATCGCATTTATGCCTTTGGTCTTCCTTCCCGAAGGATCCGGCGATTTTATCAGAAGCCTTCCGGTAGCAGTCATTATGAGTGTTCTTGCATCGATGTTAGTTTCCCTTACCATCATACCCTTTCTTTCAAGCAGATTGCTCAAAGAGCACAGGAAAGGACATCAGGGGAACCTTTTCCTGAGGGTTTTACAAAATACCATCTCTAAAAGCTATGCACCTCTCCTGGAGCGTTCACTGAAAAGGCCTGTGCAGACTTTAGTGATAGCATTGGTGATATTCGTGTCTTCCATGGCATTTTTCCCGATCATTGGATTCAGCCTTTTTCCTGCCTCTGAAAAGCCACAGTTTTTGGTGAACATCATCACCCCAATACAGACAAAAATATCTGAAACAGATACGATTGCCAGAAAAGTTGAAGCTTCCCTGAAAGAAACCCCTGAAATAGATTTCTTTTCAACCAATGTCGGCAAGGGAAATCCTAGGATCTATTACAATGTCATTCCCGAAAATGAGCGGACTGACTTTGCCCAAATATTTGTTCAATTAGAGCCAAAAACTTCAGCAAAGGAAAAAATAAGGATTACCGAAAATCTCAGAAACCAATTCAGCAATTATGTCGGCGCCAAAATCGAAATCAAAAATTTTGAACAAGGTCCTCCGGTCACTGCCCCTGTTGAAGTCCGCATTTCGGGAGATAATCTGGACAGTCTGAGATCGATTGCCGCCAAAGTTGAGAAACTGATCAATGAAACCCCGGGGACAATTTATACCAACAACCCGGTAAGCAACCTAAAAACTGATATCAAAGTAGCCATTCAAAAGGACAAAGCACGGGCTCTGGGTGTAAATATTGTAGATATTGACCGATCAGTGCGGATGGCAATTGCAGGATTAAAGATGGGATCTTATTCCGATGCCAATGGCAACAAAAAAGAAATCATCGTCACGAGTCCAAAAGACGAAAGGGCTTCTTTGGTGAATTTTGACCGCCTATTTATCAACAACAGCCAAGGCGCAGCTATCCCAATCCGTCAGATTGCGGACCTGGAATTAGAAAGTTCACCATTATTTATAGATCACTACAACAAAAACAGAACAGTTTCCGTCACGGCTTTTGTACAGGAGGGCTATTTGGCCGAACGTGTCATCAAGGATGTGGAAAGTAAAATCAAAGGGCTCGAATTTCCCAATGGTTATAATTTCAAAATGGCAGGAGAAGCAGAAACAAGGGAGGAATCGTTTGGGGGTTTTCAAAATGTAATCATAGTGACAGTATTCCTGTTTGTTGCGGTATTGATTTTACTGTTCAAAACCTTCAAGAGTACAATCATTGTTCTATCTGTCATTCCTTTGGGAATGGTAGGGGCATTGACAGCATTATGGCTTACTGGCAACTCTTTGTCCTTTGTGGCCATCATTGGATTGATTGCCTTGGCAGGTATAGAAGTAAAGAACTCCATCTTACTGGTTGATTTCACCAATCAACTCAGGAAAGAAGGTAAATCATTGGATATTGCAATACGGGAAGCGGGAGAAATTCGGTTCCTTCCGATCGTATTGACTACCCTGACCGCAATCGGTGGTTTGATGCCCATCGCATGGTCCACCAATCCGTTGATTTCTCCTTTGGCGATTGTACTTATTGGTGGATTGATCAGTTCTACTGTCCTGTCCAGAATTGTGACTCCTGTGGTTTATAAGTTATTGCCACCAAGGATTGGGTAA
- a CDS encoding alpha/beta hydrolase, protein MMKNVLKVVMTLAIVLAVVYMFGPKAKTENLAGDYPEVPTRLNELTEFVHSKSDTVKGLKPDNEAKIVWADSLNKSKTPYSIVYIHGFGASEKEGHPVHREVAAHFGANLYLIRLPEHGISRPDAFKHLTAKMLLDEVREAYMVGKSLGDSVIVIGTSMGGALSLNLASERPDMKALVLYSPCVREYGDQLEIFFKPWLAYLAENFQYENGVLMNKREGEKAKYWSEEYHINSYKSLAILIRSTMNSETFSKINQPLFLAYYYKNEEEQDKVVSVPHMLEMFEQVNTPGNLKVKKAFPESGDHVIASDITSKDWEGVLNETIMFLEEVAGIKKVTKPELVEIED, encoded by the coding sequence ATGATGAAAAATGTATTGAAAGTTGTAATGACCTTGGCTATTGTTCTTGCCGTGGTCTACATGTTTGGACCAAAAGCCAAAACAGAAAATCTAGCAGGTGATTATCCTGAAGTACCTACAAGATTAAATGAACTGACAGAATTTGTTCATTCCAAATCCGATACTGTCAAAGGTCTAAAACCGGACAATGAAGCCAAAATTGTTTGGGCCGATAGTCTCAATAAAAGTAAAACGCCCTATTCCATTGTATATATACATGGCTTTGGAGCGAGTGAAAAAGAAGGACATCCTGTCCATAGAGAGGTTGCGGCCCACTTTGGAGCTAACCTTTATCTTATCAGACTTCCCGAACACGGGATTTCGCGTCCCGATGCTTTCAAGCATCTGACTGCAAAAATGCTGCTTGATGAGGTGAGGGAGGCCTATATGGTCGGGAAAAGCCTTGGCGACTCAGTGATTGTCATTGGAACTTCTATGGGGGGAGCACTTTCATTGAATCTGGCCTCCGAAAGGCCTGATATGAAAGCTTTGGTGCTATACTCCCCTTGTGTCAGAGAATACGGTGATCAATTGGAAATATTTTTCAAACCTTGGTTAGCCTATCTGGCAGAAAATTTCCAATATGAAAACGGGGTGCTTATGAACAAAAGGGAAGGCGAAAAAGCCAAATACTGGTCAGAAGAATATCATATCAATAGTTATAAAAGCTTGGCCATACTAATCAGGAGTACCATGAATTCCGAAACATTCTCCAAAATAAACCAACCCTTATTTTTGGCCTATTATTACAAAAATGAGGAGGAACAGGACAAGGTGGTTTCAGTACCTCATATGCTGGAAATGTTTGAACAAGTAAATACTCCCGGGAACCTTAAAGTGAAAAAAGCATTTCCTGAATCGGGAGACCATGTCATCGCGTCTGATATCACTTCAAAAGACTGGGAAGGAGTGCTAAATGAAACCATCATGTTTTTGGAAGAAGTAGCAGGGATAAAAAAGGTTACCAAACCCGAATTGGTGGAAATTGAAGATTAA